In Brassica napus cultivar Da-Ae chromosome C4 unlocalized genomic scaffold, Da-Ae chrC04_Random_16, whole genome shotgun sequence, the genomic stretch ATGACAAGGTTGTCTAATTTTACTTGTCATCACGTTCATGTATTTCAGGAGCACAGTGAGAACATTCTTCCAAGCAGTGAAGGTGACGTAGGATTGGCAGCATCATCGGGCCCGTCTGTTTTGGGAGACAAGGTCGATGAGGAATGTGCTGCAGCAGATCCTCCAGAGATTTCAGACGCTCAGAACAACCGCAAGCGCTGCCGTGAGTGATTGgaaatatctattatattcATATCAGCCTGTCAATGTCTtttcgatgcatttttaaaaactgctattatcTTTGTATTCCATCATaaactttggatattttttcCCTTGCGTGTTTTCTCTGTTCGgagattttatttctattttggaTTATTGTGAAACGTCGACGGGTTCTAACTCATACAAGATTTGTCAGTggtgtatttttttggtttacctatttctgacatttttttgtccaccataaactatttttaacaaagtcgagtaaaactctaaaaataaataattttgcaaccgtataattttataaatttttctagagttattaattttttttaaaaaatagtttattacaattctatattttgaaattaatttaggtaaaataaaaaaataatttaatttattgttcgataaattgtttaattttttgaattcaaattttatattttgttccttacactatttgttttatatactaaCAACTACCTAAGTAAATACTAAACAACTTCATAAACTTTATCTTTTGAACATGAAAGCGCTAATAAAGCTAATGGTCGATCAAATCATTACGAAAATAATGCATATGAATTCGCCGGTCATTCTTATATCAACTTAATCAAACTGTGTGACTTCCAAATGTTATGTTCATCACCATTATATACAACAAGGAAAAACAAAAGTGGAAAAAAATAAACGACAAAATCCCGTACCAAAAACTACACAACGATCAATAACTTATCCGGCTCCGCGCTTGCGCGTATATCCCATTTAAACAAAGCCCAGCAAATTCAGCGCGTATACCTTACGGGCCCAAAGTACTTGTAGAGTCTTTGCAGTgcagagagagggagagaggagCCAAAACCCTAATCCTTTTGAAATGTCGTTGACAGCCATCGATTCCGGTCAAGAGCCACCGTCGAAGAAGCCGGCGATAGAACCTACGACAAATCTGCCACTTCCAGAAGAGCTAGTATTGGGTTGCTTAGCCCGCGTCTCAAGATCGCACTACCCCATTCTCTCACTCGTCTCCAAGATCTTTCGTTCGCTCACTTCTTCACCGGTTCTTTACCAGACCCGATCTCTCTTAAACCGCACCGAGAACTGTCTCTATGTGTGCTTGCAGTTCCCCAATGACCCTAACCTCCGCTGGTTCACTCTCTATCGGAAACCCGACAAAGCGCTTAacaataagaagaaaaagaaaaaggagacTTCGAGTGGGTATGTTTTGGGTCAGGTTCGGATTGGTCATAGGCTCTACGCCATCAGCGATGGCCCCTGCTCTTCTAACGTCTTCTTCCTCGACTGTCGAACGCACGCGTGGGTCGAAACTCCAAGCCTGAGGTTTGATCACTCCTTACCAGAGTGCGGTGGAATGATGTATTTACCAGGAGGCTCCGAGAACCCAGATTCTCTGAAATGTGTGGAAGTGTTTAACGTAATGACACAAATTTGGAACCCCGTGCCTCCCGAGGAGAAGATATTCAGACTCAGAGATTTACAAGGAAGGGCTTACAAGAACAATGATGTAGTGGCGTCTCGTAGGTCGCCTGTGGTTGTAAGGCTAAAGGATTATACATTGCACTTGGTAGGATCTGATACTCTTTGTTTGATAGAGAATACATTTTATCGCTATGACGCATCGTCCAGTGGGAAGCTAGTTTGGTGGAAGTTACCGGTTGGGCATGACCAGTTGGACCATAAGCTAGTTTGGTGTAAATTACCAGTTGGGCATGATTAGTTGGACCATTTTAGTTTTGGGCAGTAATGGATGGTCCATATTGGACAATAGTCCAAACAAATGTCCAAGACCAATAGAGACCATGTCCAAATGGGCATGTCTATGGACacctaataatatttataattattttttaattattagtttagattttatttcttaaattttgaaattatgtttacattccaaaattataaaagaatttttttttcttgtcaaaactataaaactatgttttcctctcaaaatcgagaaatttcatttttcccgccaaaaccgaaaattgtgttttcccaataaaaccgagaaattgcgttttcctgccaaaaccgagaaattgcgttttccgccaaaaccgaaaattacgttttcccgataaaaccgagaaattgcgttttcccgccaaaaccgagaaattgtgttttcccgctaaaaccgagaaattgtgttttcctgccaaaaccgagaaattacgtttttccgccaaaactgagaAATTActtttttccgtcaaaactgagaaattatgttttcccgccagaacctaaaaattgcgttttcccgccaaaaccaaaaattgtgtttaaaaccgaaaaattgtgttttcccgcaaaaaccgagaaattgcgttttcccgcaaaaaccgagaaattgcgttttcccgccaaaacctaaaaattgcgttttcccgccaaaaccgaaaattgcgtttttccgccaaaactgaaaattgcaatttcccgccaaaaccgagaaattgcgttttcccgccaaaacctaaaaattacgttttcccaccaaaaccgaaaagcgttttcctgccaaaaccgagaaattgcgttttcccgccaaaatccgagaaattgcgttttcccgctaaaacctaaaaattgtgttttcccgccaaaacctaaaaattgcgttttcccgccgaaaccgagaaattgcgttttcccgccaaaaccgagaaattatgtctctcgccaaaaccgagaaattgcattttcccgccaaatttatgaaatacatttttccgtcaaaatagTGAAATTACGTTTTCCGTCAAAAtcgttaattttttattttaacggTAAAACTgtctttttttggttaaattgtAAAggtatgttttcttttgttaaactCATGAAATTATGTTTTAGGAAGCCCATGGACACCCATTGTCCAATTGGACCATTTATTAATTGGGCACGTCCATAGCCCGCCTAAAATGACTTGGACTGGGGCTAGGCCATGGTCAGCTCGCCCAGTTGACACCTCTAGGTGTAACCGTGATACCGAACCAGATGTTTGGAGGAAACCAGATGTTTGGAGGAAAGTTAAAGGTTTGGAAGGACTGCCTAAGTTTACCCGCTATAGCAATGTTTATCTGGTTGAAAGTGGTGGTAAGTTGGTGGTGTTTTGGGATACGTGTGTGCCTGCACGTGGTGGGTTTAGGGAGAAGACGATTTGGTGTGCAGAGATCTCGTTGGAAACGGGCAGCGGTGATGGGGTTTGGGGAAAGGTAGAG encodes the following:
- the LOC125594736 gene encoding F-box/kelch-repeat protein At5g48980-like encodes the protein MSLTAIDSGQEPPSKKPAIEPTTNLPLPEELVLGCLARVSRSHYPILSLVSKIFRSLTSSPVLYQTRSLLNRTENCLYVCLQFPNDPNLRWFTLYRKPDKALNNKKKKKKETSSGYVLGQVRIGHRLYAISDGPCSSNVFFLDCRTHAWVETPSLRFDHSLPECGGMMYLPGGSENPDSLKCVEVFNVMTQIWNPVPPEEKIFRLRDLQGRAYKNNDVVASRRSPVVVRLKDYTLHLVGSDTLCLIENTFYRYDASSSGKLVWCNRDTEPDVWRKPDVWRKVKGLEGLPKFTRYSNVYLVESGGKLVVFWDTCVPARGGFREKTIWCAEISLETGSGDGVWGKVEWFDAVLTVPKSYKFVYAIAATL